The following proteins are co-located in the Triticum aestivum cultivar Chinese Spring chromosome 1A, IWGSC CS RefSeq v2.1, whole genome shotgun sequence genome:
- the LOC123043143 gene encoding zinc finger AN1 domain-containing stress-associated protein 15 has product MAQESCDLNKDEAEILKPSSSTPSPPSPTTPPPPTAQIPEPQPPQSPPQPPAAQFLSRPCEVVHIETSKKRKHADAVSMAMAAAPLSPVLFVNRCNVCRKRVGLTGFRCRCEKLFCPRHRHSESHDCSFDYKTAGREEIARANPLIRAAKIIRI; this is encoded by the coding sequence ATGGCGCAGGAGAGCTGTGATCTCAACAAGGACGAGGCCGAGATCCTGAAGCCATCCTCCTCCACACCTTCGCCTCCTTCCCcaaccacaccaccaccaccaaccgctcAAATACCAGAACCGCAACCTCCACAGTCGCCACCACAACCACCGGCAGCTCAATTCTTGTCCAGGCCCTGTGAAGTTGTTCACATAGAGACTTCCAAAAAGAGGAAACATGCTGATGCGGTGTCAATGGCCATGGCGGCTGCGCCATTGTCGCCTGTGCTGTTTGTTAACCGTTGCAACGTGTGCCGCAAGAGAGTTGGTTTGACCGGGTTTCGTTGCCGGTGCGAGAAGCTCTTTTGTCCGCGCCACCGGCATTCAGAAAGCCACGACTGCTCATTTGATTATAAAACTGCGGGCCGGGAGGAGATTGCCCGGGCAAACCCTCTTATCAGGGCTGCCAAGATCATTAGGATATGA